The following are from one region of the Tachysurus fulvidraco isolate hzauxx_2018 chromosome 15, HZAU_PFXX_2.0, whole genome shotgun sequence genome:
- the bcl2l12 gene encoding apoptosis facilitator Bcl-2-like protein 14 isoform X3, translating into MSVDLAGPPSPTPSLIEVKEETRLVLKSFLGHVLAFAPADRPGRIGGEYHDPNKYRHSVVPKEIQKKDESGWDSLDEKISAAEEKKHGIKNLIKRRLRPRPFSQRHTNKDASADQSQNGSVSNQGEVPAAAKKNVASGSQGYTEDEKLSASDEDGERKTNEKKKKKSKLKLGELFKKKSTKKDESRPQRPTSLPVKVDVASVKTPQSPTHPPEFYNGVAKKLDRIAQQSVKRKSPTKPEPIQPSEDNKEAIVQQLVHILTTEGDSINEKIKANPLLHKSLSRMSYASFATLLDSCANEAVDPPLPVSESPTLRRVAVTMEMTRRVVMTTGVTQRVEGYAERYMENFAPWVKSQGGWESIVQKEVQEFD; encoded by the exons ATGTCTGTGGATTTGGCTGGTCCACCCTCTCCCACTCCGTCCCTCATCGAGGTGAAAGAAGAGACACGTTTGGTGTTGAAGAGTTTTCTCGGTCATGTTCTTGCTTTCGCTCCTGCAGATCGACCGGGGAGAATCGGGGGAGAATATCATGACCCCAACaagtacag acacagtgtggTGCCGAAAGAGATACAGAAGAAAGATGAAAGCGGATGGGATTCTCTGGATGAGAAGATCAGTGCTGCGGAGGAGAAGAAACACGGCATCAAAAATCTGATAAAGAGGCGTCTGAGGCCACGCCCCTTTTCTCAACGACACACCAACAAGGACGCCAGCGCTGACCAATCACAGAATGGCTCTGTGTCTAACCAGGGAGAAGTTCCAGCTGCAGCGAAGAAAAATGTAGCTTCAGGGTCACAGGGCTATACAGAG GATGAAAAACTCTCTGCATCTGACGAGGATGGAGAGCGGAAAACAAacgagaaaaagaaaaagaagagcaaACTGAAGCTGGGggaactttttaagaaaaaaagcacaaagaaaGATGAGTCGCGTCCCCAGCGGccgacatcacttcctgtgaaAGTGGATGTGGCGTCAGTTAAAACTCCGCAGTCGCCGA CGCACCCTCCTGAGTTCTACAATGGTGTGGCAAAGAAACTGGACCGAATCGCTCAGCAAAGCGTGAAGAGAAAATCGCCGACTAAACCTGAACCCATCCAGCCCAGTg AAGACAATAAAGAAGCCATCGTACAGCAGCTCGTCCACATACTAACAACGGAAGGAGACAGCATTAATGAGAAG attaaaGCTAATCCTCTGCTGCATAAGTCTCTGAGCCGGATGTCCTACGCGTCCTTCGCCACGCTGCTCGACTCCTGTGCCAACGAAGCTGTAGACCCGCCCCTTCCTGTGTCCGAGAGCCCCACCTTGCGGCGTGTGGCCGTCACCATGGAGATGACCCGGCGGGTCGTCATGACGACGGGCGTGACGCAGCGTGTGGAAGGATATGCTGAGCGCTACATGGAGAACTTCGCTCCCTGGGTGAAGAGTCAGGGAGGATGG gaaAGCATTGTGCAGAAGGAGGTGCAGGAGTTCGACTAA
- the bcl2l12 gene encoding apoptosis facilitator Bcl-2-like protein 14 isoform X2, which yields MPPTDMRMSVDLAGPPSPTPSLIEVKEETRLVLKSFLGHVLAFAPADRPGRIGGEYHDPNKYRHSVVPKEIQKKDESGWDSLDEKISAAEEKKHGIKNLIKRRLRPRPFSQRHTNKDASADQSQNGSVSNQGEVPAAAKKNVASGSQGYTEDEKLSASDEDGERKTNEKKKKKSKLKLGELFKKKSTKKDESRPQRPTSLPVKVDVASVKTPQSPTHPPEFYNGVAKKLDRIAQQSVKRKSPTKPEPIQPSDNKEAIVQQLVHILTTEGDSINEKIKANPLLHKSLSRMSYASFATLLDSCANEAVDPPLPVSESPTLRRVAVTMEMTRRVVMTTGVTQRVEGYAERYMENFAPWVKSQGGWESIVQKEVQEFD from the exons ATGCCACCGACCGACATGA GGATGTCTGTGGATTTGGCTGGTCCACCCTCTCCCACTCCGTCCCTCATCGAGGTGAAAGAAGAGACACGTTTGGTGTTGAAGAGTTTTCTCGGTCATGTTCTTGCTTTCGCTCCTGCAGATCGACCGGGGAGAATCGGGGGAGAATATCATGACCCCAACaagtacag acacagtgtggTGCCGAAAGAGATACAGAAGAAAGATGAAAGCGGATGGGATTCTCTGGATGAGAAGATCAGTGCTGCGGAGGAGAAGAAACACGGCATCAAAAATCTGATAAAGAGGCGTCTGAGGCCACGCCCCTTTTCTCAACGACACACCAACAAGGACGCCAGCGCTGACCAATCACAGAATGGCTCTGTGTCTAACCAGGGAGAAGTTCCAGCTGCAGCGAAGAAAAATGTAGCTTCAGGGTCACAGGGCTATACAGAG GATGAAAAACTCTCTGCATCTGACGAGGATGGAGAGCGGAAAACAAacgagaaaaagaaaaagaagagcaaACTGAAGCTGGGggaactttttaagaaaaaaagcacaaagaaaGATGAGTCGCGTCCCCAGCGGccgacatcacttcctgtgaaAGTGGATGTGGCGTCAGTTAAAACTCCGCAGTCGCCGA CGCACCCTCCTGAGTTCTACAATGGTGTGGCAAAGAAACTGGACCGAATCGCTCAGCAAAGCGTGAAGAGAAAATCGCCGACTAAACCTGAACCCATCCAGCCCAGTg ACAATAAAGAAGCCATCGTACAGCAGCTCGTCCACATACTAACAACGGAAGGAGACAGCATTAATGAGAAG attaaaGCTAATCCTCTGCTGCATAAGTCTCTGAGCCGGATGTCCTACGCGTCCTTCGCCACGCTGCTCGACTCCTGTGCCAACGAAGCTGTAGACCCGCCCCTTCCTGTGTCCGAGAGCCCCACCTTGCGGCGTGTGGCCGTCACCATGGAGATGACCCGGCGGGTCGTCATGACGACGGGCGTGACGCAGCGTGTGGAAGGATATGCTGAGCGCTACATGGAGAACTTCGCTCCCTGGGTGAAGAGTCAGGGAGGATGG gaaAGCATTGTGCAGAAGGAGGTGCAGGAGTTCGACTAA
- the bcl2l12 gene encoding apoptosis facilitator Bcl-2-like protein 14 isoform X1 — protein sequence MPPTDMRMSVDLAGPPSPTPSLIEVKEETRLVLKSFLGHVLAFAPADRPGRIGGEYHDPNKYRHSVVPKEIQKKDESGWDSLDEKISAAEEKKHGIKNLIKRRLRPRPFSQRHTNKDASADQSQNGSVSNQGEVPAAAKKNVASGSQGYTEDEKLSASDEDGERKTNEKKKKKSKLKLGELFKKKSTKKDESRPQRPTSLPVKVDVASVKTPQSPTHPPEFYNGVAKKLDRIAQQSVKRKSPTKPEPIQPSEDNKEAIVQQLVHILTTEGDSINEKIKANPLLHKSLSRMSYASFATLLDSCANEAVDPPLPVSESPTLRRVAVTMEMTRRVVMTTGVTQRVEGYAERYMENFAPWVKSQGGWESIVQKEVQEFD from the exons ATGCCACCGACCGACATGA GGATGTCTGTGGATTTGGCTGGTCCACCCTCTCCCACTCCGTCCCTCATCGAGGTGAAAGAAGAGACACGTTTGGTGTTGAAGAGTTTTCTCGGTCATGTTCTTGCTTTCGCTCCTGCAGATCGACCGGGGAGAATCGGGGGAGAATATCATGACCCCAACaagtacag acacagtgtggTGCCGAAAGAGATACAGAAGAAAGATGAAAGCGGATGGGATTCTCTGGATGAGAAGATCAGTGCTGCGGAGGAGAAGAAACACGGCATCAAAAATCTGATAAAGAGGCGTCTGAGGCCACGCCCCTTTTCTCAACGACACACCAACAAGGACGCCAGCGCTGACCAATCACAGAATGGCTCTGTGTCTAACCAGGGAGAAGTTCCAGCTGCAGCGAAGAAAAATGTAGCTTCAGGGTCACAGGGCTATACAGAG GATGAAAAACTCTCTGCATCTGACGAGGATGGAGAGCGGAAAACAAacgagaaaaagaaaaagaagagcaaACTGAAGCTGGGggaactttttaagaaaaaaagcacaaagaaaGATGAGTCGCGTCCCCAGCGGccgacatcacttcctgtgaaAGTGGATGTGGCGTCAGTTAAAACTCCGCAGTCGCCGA CGCACCCTCCTGAGTTCTACAATGGTGTGGCAAAGAAACTGGACCGAATCGCTCAGCAAAGCGTGAAGAGAAAATCGCCGACTAAACCTGAACCCATCCAGCCCAGTg AAGACAATAAAGAAGCCATCGTACAGCAGCTCGTCCACATACTAACAACGGAAGGAGACAGCATTAATGAGAAG attaaaGCTAATCCTCTGCTGCATAAGTCTCTGAGCCGGATGTCCTACGCGTCCTTCGCCACGCTGCTCGACTCCTGTGCCAACGAAGCTGTAGACCCGCCCCTTCCTGTGTCCGAGAGCCCCACCTTGCGGCGTGTGGCCGTCACCATGGAGATGACCCGGCGGGTCGTCATGACGACGGGCGTGACGCAGCGTGTGGAAGGATATGCTGAGCGCTACATGGAGAACTTCGCTCCCTGGGTGAAGAGTCAGGGAGGATGG gaaAGCATTGTGCAGAAGGAGGTGCAGGAGTTCGACTAA